From a single Phycisphaerae bacterium genomic region:
- the cas2 gene encoding CRISPR-associated endonuclease Cas2, with protein sequence MWVIAMFDLPTDTRQARKAYATFRKNLIKDGFTMIQYSVYVRHCASEENTAVHADRVASFLPDDGEVRILCITDKQFEKMRIFWGKMRKPTPPAPKQLELF encoded by the coding sequence ATGTGGGTGATCGCCATGTTCGACCTGCCCACCGACACCCGTCAAGCCAGAAAGGCGTACGCGACCTTCCGAAAGAACCTTATCAAGGACGGGTTTACCATGATACAATATTCGGTGTATGTTCGGCACTGCGCCAGCGAGGAAAACACGGCTGTGCATGCCGATCGCGTGGCGTCGTTTCTGCCGGATGACGGCGAGGTGAGAATCCTATGCATCACCGACAAGCAGTTCGAGAAGATGAGGATTTTCTGGGGAAAAATGCGCAAACCAACGCCGCCGGCCCCCAAGCAACTCGAGCTTTTCTGA
- the cas1 gene encoding type II CRISPR-associated endonuclease Cas1: MIKRTVEISSSPCRLSLRQEQMILQREGQDDVSIPCEDIGVLVLDQPAVSVSGQVLTALLEKEAVILLCGPDHLPAGMLVPFSANLVQTQRFREQIAAKLPLQKQLWKQIVQAKIRHQADLLGKDHPDYSRLIALTYRVKSADTSNVEAQAARIYWQAIFCDSRFRRKREGDAPNNFLNYGYAVLRAAVARALCCSGLHPSIGIHHRNKYNAYALADDLMEPFRPMVDARARQIALDGKTEIDRDVKAHLLAVLTDTVQLGDTAGPFMVALPRMTASLARCFAGEQKTLEIPQPCESPDTGPCG, encoded by the coding sequence ATGATTAAGCGGACCGTCGAAATCTCATCCAGTCCGTGCCGCCTGTCGCTGCGGCAAGAACAGATGATCCTTCAGCGGGAAGGGCAAGACGATGTCTCGATTCCGTGCGAAGATATCGGGGTCCTCGTCCTCGATCAGCCCGCTGTGTCCGTCTCCGGCCAGGTGCTGACGGCGCTTCTGGAAAAGGAGGCGGTCATCCTGCTGTGCGGACCGGATCACCTACCCGCTGGGATGCTCGTGCCATTCTCAGCCAATCTGGTCCAGACCCAGCGGTTTCGGGAGCAGATCGCGGCCAAGCTGCCTCTTCAGAAACAGCTCTGGAAACAGATCGTCCAGGCCAAAATCCGCCATCAGGCCGACCTGCTCGGCAAGGACCATCCGGACTACAGCCGCCTCATCGCCCTCACCTACCGCGTCAAGTCCGCCGACACGTCCAACGTCGAGGCCCAGGCCGCCCGCATCTACTGGCAGGCCATCTTTTGCGATAGCCGCTTTCGGCGCAAGCGCGAGGGCGATGCGCCGAACAACTTTCTCAACTACGGCTACGCCGTCCTGCGGGCCGCCGTCGCCCGCGCCCTGTGCTGTTCCGGCCTGCATCCATCGATCGGCATCCATCACCGAAACAAATACAACGCCTACGCGCTGGCGGACGACCTGATGGAGCCGTTCCGACCGATGGTTGACGCGCGGGCCAGACAGATTGCCCTCGATGGTAAGACCGAGATCGACCGGGACGTCAAAGCCCATCTCCTGGCTGTGCTGACCGATACGGTCCAACTTGGGGATACCGCCGGACCCTTCATGGTGGCGCTGCCGCGGATGACCGCTTCGCTGGCCCGATGCTTTGCTGGCGAACAGAAGACTTTGGAGATCCCCCAGCCATGCGAATCTCCGGATACCGGGCCATGTGGGTGA
- the cas9 gene encoding type II CRISPR RNA-guided endonuclease Cas9 (Cas9, originally named Csn1, is the large, multifunctional signature protein of type II CRISPR/Cas systems. It is well known even to general audiences because its RNA-guided endonuclease activity has made it a popular tool for custom editing of eukaryotic genomes.) encodes MVPYVLGLDLGPTSIGWALLGQEGDREVSLVDAGVRIFPEGVDRDTKGLEKSKNMTRREARGARRIKERRRRRKGRLVAILKEAGLWPDDDQSFRSLCLLDPYELRAKALDERLAPHELGRVLYHLNQRRGFKSNRKSGKSREDGKVLKSITELEEQIASAKCRTLGEYLHRLGRSERIRNRYTRREMYQREFDLIWARQTEYHGPILSDELKKKLADEVIFFQLPLRVQDELIGFCEFETDQRRCPKADWHAQQFRMLQDINNLQIINPDGSSMPLAPDQRQTLVEVLGTRAKMDFDQIRKALGLLETQTFNYEEGKRKSLKGNLMEAGLAKAFGRKRWAEMQAHRDRITEALLEIEDPNEFRRIAGEEWAADDEQIEALLKIDLPDGYLHLSKKAILKLLPFMEQGERMADAVKKAGYLRPDQKAGDNHDRLPQPPDIRNPIVKKSLHEVRKVVNAIIREYGKPARIVVELARDMHGSVDDRNELHLRMLKNEREREEVRESIRSEYGITNPGRDDIQRLRLWNEQGQTCPYTGNTIARSQLFSSDVQVDHILPYPRSLDDSMMNKVVCFTSANREKGNQTPQEWLAAFPDRYERMLQAIKPLPWRKRRKFTQQAIDLGQCIDRQLNDTRYISREVRRYLQSLVMDVDCTRGQVTAELRHHWGLNQILNHTGGFTKNRDDHRHHAVDAVVVALTTPSHLQQLARTKGIVRDPLPFPWERFRDDVANRINDINVSFRPLRKVYGALHEETAYGPTAEENVYAYRKSVRDLKGPMIAQIVDPAIRNLVMERLKQKGLDPNNPPSNIPTEVFAEPLTMPSGVPVKKVRIRDTFTNLIPMTKMKTRTGKPYRYVKPGSNHHIEIFEYTDAKRVAKRDGVVVSMFDAAQRVQRGLPLINRDHGSGRRFVMSLSTNELVHVKVDGQYVLYRVQKLDAGNTRVILRLHTDSRVDDPRTVLRKSPNTLDGYKVTVDYLGRMRPAND; translated from the coding sequence ATGGTTCCATACGTGCTGGGGCTGGATCTAGGGCCAACATCGATAGGATGGGCACTTCTCGGGCAGGAAGGCGACAGAGAAGTCTCGCTGGTTGACGCTGGAGTGCGTATCTTTCCCGAGGGAGTGGATCGGGACACCAAGGGTCTTGAAAAGTCCAAGAACATGACCCGCCGGGAAGCTCGCGGGGCAAGACGCATCAAGGAACGTCGCAGAAGGCGGAAAGGCCGACTCGTGGCGATCCTGAAGGAAGCGGGTCTGTGGCCCGACGACGACCAGAGCTTTCGGAGTCTGTGTCTTCTTGACCCGTACGAACTCCGCGCCAAAGCGCTCGATGAGCGGCTGGCCCCTCACGAACTTGGGCGGGTCCTGTATCACCTGAACCAGCGCAGGGGATTCAAGTCGAATCGCAAGTCCGGCAAGTCCCGAGAGGATGGCAAAGTCCTCAAGTCCATCACGGAGCTCGAAGAGCAGATCGCTTCCGCGAAATGCCGAACCCTTGGCGAATACCTGCATCGGCTTGGAAGGTCCGAACGCATTCGAAATCGCTATACGCGACGCGAGATGTATCAGCGGGAATTCGATCTAATCTGGGCCAGGCAAACGGAATACCACGGGCCAATCCTCTCTGATGAACTCAAGAAGAAGCTGGCGGACGAGGTAATCTTCTTTCAACTCCCCTTGCGGGTTCAGGATGAACTGATCGGCTTCTGCGAGTTCGAGACCGACCAGCGCCGATGTCCGAAGGCCGACTGGCACGCCCAGCAGTTCCGAATGCTTCAGGACATCAACAACCTCCAGATCATCAACCCCGACGGGTCAAGCATGCCTCTGGCTCCCGATCAGCGGCAAACCCTGGTTGAGGTCCTTGGAACCAGAGCGAAGATGGACTTCGACCAAATCCGCAAGGCGCTCGGTCTGCTTGAAACGCAAACCTTCAACTACGAGGAAGGGAAACGCAAGAGCCTGAAGGGCAACCTCATGGAAGCGGGCCTTGCCAAGGCGTTCGGCAGGAAACGCTGGGCCGAAATGCAGGCTCACCGCGACCGCATCACTGAAGCTCTGCTGGAAATCGAGGACCCAAACGAATTTCGCCGGATTGCAGGGGAAGAGTGGGCTGCCGACGATGAGCAGATTGAGGCGCTTCTCAAGATCGACCTGCCCGATGGCTACCTGCACCTCTCGAAGAAGGCCATCCTGAAGCTTCTGCCGTTCATGGAGCAGGGCGAACGGATGGCCGACGCTGTGAAGAAGGCTGGATACCTTCGTCCCGATCAGAAGGCCGGTGACAATCACGACCGGCTTCCGCAACCGCCGGATATCCGCAATCCCATTGTCAAGAAAAGCCTTCACGAGGTCCGAAAGGTCGTCAACGCGATCATCCGGGAGTACGGCAAACCGGCCCGGATCGTGGTTGAGCTTGCCCGCGACATGCACGGATCGGTCGATGACCGTAACGAGTTGCACCTTCGGATGCTCAAAAACGAGCGGGAGCGCGAAGAAGTCCGCGAGAGCATCCGAAGCGAATACGGGATCACCAATCCCGGCCGCGACGATATCCAGCGGCTTCGCCTCTGGAACGAACAGGGCCAGACGTGTCCCTACACCGGCAACACCATCGCCAGGAGCCAGCTTTTCAGTTCCGACGTTCAGGTCGATCACATCCTTCCTTACCCGCGATCGTTGGACGACTCGATGATGAACAAGGTCGTTTGCTTCACGTCAGCGAACCGGGAAAAGGGAAACCAGACCCCTCAGGAGTGGCTGGCCGCCTTTCCCGACCGGTACGAACGCATGCTCCAGGCGATCAAGCCGCTCCCGTGGCGCAAACGCCGAAAGTTCACCCAGCAGGCGATTGATCTGGGCCAGTGCATCGACCGGCAACTGAACGACACCCGATACATCAGCCGCGAAGTGCGCAGGTACTTGCAGTCGCTTGTTATGGATGTTGATTGCACCCGCGGCCAGGTCACTGCTGAGCTTCGCCACCACTGGGGTCTTAATCAGATTCTGAACCATACCGGCGGGTTCACCAAGAATCGCGACGACCACCGCCACCATGCTGTGGATGCCGTCGTCGTCGCCCTGACCACGCCTTCGCACCTGCAACAACTTGCCCGCACAAAAGGGATTGTCCGTGATCCTCTGCCGTTTCCCTGGGAGCGCTTTCGCGATGATGTCGCCAATCGGATCAACGACATCAACGTCTCCTTCAGGCCGCTACGGAAGGTCTACGGGGCCTTACATGAGGAAACTGCCTACGGACCGACCGCCGAGGAGAACGTCTATGCTTACCGTAAGTCGGTGCGAGACCTCAAAGGGCCCATGATCGCGCAGATCGTTGATCCCGCCATCCGCAATCTCGTGATGGAGCGCCTCAAACAGAAGGGCCTTGATCCCAACAATCCGCCCTCGAATATTCCCACGGAAGTTTTTGCCGAACCTCTAACGATGCCATCCGGAGTGCCCGTCAAGAAAGTCCGTATCCGGGACACGTTTACGAATCTGATCCCTATGACAAAGATGAAGACCCGAACGGGCAAGCCGTACCGGTACGTCAAGCCTGGGTCCAACCACCACATTGAAATCTTCGAGTACACCGACGCCAAGCGGGTGGCTAAGCGAGATGGCGTGGTCGTGTCCATGTTCGACGCCGCTCAACGCGTTCAAAGAGGTCTCCCCCTAATCAACCGCGACCATGGATCAGGAAGAAGATTCGTCATGTCGCTTAGCACCAATGAACTGGTCCACGTTAAGGTGGATGGACAGTATGTGCTGTATCGGGTCCAGAAGCTTGATGCAGGGAATACCAGAGTCATTCTTCGACTCCATACAGATTCCAGGGTTGATGACCCGCGCACAGTCTTGCGCAAGAGCCCCAACACCCTTGACGGATATAAGGTAACCGTCGACTACCTCGGCAGAATGCGCCCGGCGAATGATTAA